The window gaggaaatttggacacagacaaaTGGTTTTCTCTgtagagggaagaccatgtgaagacataggaAGACGATGGCAATTCCCAaaccaaggagaaaggcctcaggagaaaccaatcCCACTGACACCTGATCTCcgaattccagcctccagaattatgagaaaattaatttctgttgtttaagttacTCAGTCTATGATACTGTGTTATGGCACCTAGTAAACTAatactgtgtgtttgtgtgtgtgtgtgtgtgtgtgtgtgtgtgtgtgtgtgtgtgtaatttgaaACATAATTGTTACTCAGTCAGCTAGAGTCCCCTTACCACATATCTAATTTCATATATTATGAAAAGTCTGAAATCCTCCCAAAGAGTCTTGTAAGCTCCTAGGGACTACGGTTCTTCTAGCTTCAACCCCCTGCCTCTCCTGAATTCAGTTCAGAAGTCATTTCACAATCTCCAACTTTTGTGTTCCCTGTCCTGCACTAACCTAGGTGGACCTCAGgtcttttcattaatttctgtcaAGTGAAATGCTAACaacatctaaaaacaaaaataaaaatcaccttcaCGTAAGAAAACTGTGAACATGGCAGACTTTAGATCCCAGAAATGCAAAGAACTTAAAACTGAACATTAGTGATCTCTGCTCTAACATAGTCCCTTAGCCATTTTCACAAGTGGGAGATCTCCTCCTGCCACTTCTTCTCCTCTCCTgactcctctcccctctctcctctctccctccctcctttataTATCCTGatctccccttctcttttcttggcccttcccccactcccagcagTTTGGCAATCACTTTTTGTGAGTTTGGCTCATGTTTTCAGAATCCCCATTCCACCTTAAATTGCTAATCAAACTATTTCCTCAAGCAGAGACAGTTCCCTTTCTCAGAGAAATCCTGGAACCAGCTGTTAACGATACAGTTTTATCCTTGCTACATTATATTTAGCCAAGTTACTGAAAAGAGTGAGGTAAtttttcaggttgtttttttcacgctgattaaaaaaataaacatcatttgATATCATCTAATATTAATAGAGTACCCTTCTGTACGACCTCTAAGCAGACTCAGATCTAAAATCTCCATTAAACctcttggaaattattttaaaattttgcagtcTCATTGGAATTTTGACTACACATATGAACTCTGAACCTTACTTTCTGGAGAGTCAACTGTTGCATTTAGCAAATGATTTAAACTGATTTCAAAGTGGAGGGTTTAAAAACTAAGAACATTCTACATGTGCCACTTTCTAGAAGGAACAGGAAAGAAGGTTTAGTTTTGTCTTCATTCAAAAAATCTTCCACATAATTAATATATGTTGATATAGATTGCCTAGTTGAAGACGTCAGTTTGTGGTTTGacgaagaaaatgaaaatacattctggTTCAAATCGCTTCTTAGGAAACAGGCTGCTACTGCCACCTGGGGGAAGTTCCTTTCTGCTTCATTCAAAAAAGCCAAATGTGTTTGTCAGATGAATGAATCCAGTTCGTGTTTTCCTTATCATATCCACACACGAAGATGACTTTTTAACTTTCTGCTCATGAAATCATAAGGCATTCCAGATGTCTCCAATACTCCTTCACGCAGAAATGCATACTTCACGGACTTTTTGAGAGGTACAGGAGAAGATGAACCAGAATATAACCATATGAAGGTGTTTACATCTTACACACAAGAAAGTATTTTGGAAAGTATGGGTTATATACTAAGAAGTGGAAAACAAATCAAGTTTAAGCtttcaataacaaaataaaaccctcttttttaagcaaaatttatTTGGCTTCAAGTTATAGTTAATTGTACTCCATAAATGTACTATCATTAATTGGTATAGAAACTGGGTGTGCTTGTTTATTCACGCTAGTGATTACATCAATTAAGATCATACATTTAGATTGCATGGAAATTACCAAGAGAGTTTTCTTAGAGAATTTTTGAATTTATGAACTAAATATTATTATGAagtcaatatatttatttcacgTATATTACATATCTATTTGTTGAAACTTTCCATGAAGTAGTGATAAGATGTTCATCAATTACAACGGGAAAAATGAGACTATTGCCAATATTGCATTACTTTATGCTATAAATTGTTACCTATTAACAATGCCCTGAAACATAAATCGTTATCTATTAACTGTGCCCTGAAACAAAGAATTTAATCCTGGAAATAGAAGTTTAAGGAAGTACTTATTGAAATTACAGGTCTGTCAAGTGACATAAAAAACTAAGTGCTgatcagagaaagacaactaatCATTTACAGAGAGGATTCTGGTAACAgattaactaaataaaataacatacagtGTCAGTCCCAGAGTGGTACAATGACATCAAAAGGCTAAAGTTCGTACTAAAGAACAACTGCACCAGCTTGAGGGAAGTCTTTTgtggaaaaagaatttttaacatTGGAAAAGGTATGTAACATACAGCAAATGGATTGGGAGtccataattattattttttcaatcacGCATCCGAGtcaggattaaaaacaaaacaaaacaaaatctgagtTACTAAGGTACAACTGACACAGCTGAATTAGGTGGGTGAGCTGGGGTCACCTTGAGCGACCCCgaaaatgagttatttttgtaTGGGGGTGTGAGGCTCCTTCAAGGTGTTCATGTTAGGGTCTAGGGATACTGGGGTGAGGGACATTAGAGGACAAGAAAGGCCAGAGGTACATGCATCTATATAATAAAAGTACaagttataaggaaaaataacaaatatgcaGTATTACATGTCTTTGTTTCTCAATCAGCAGTTGAGCACTTTTAGCAATTGGCCAGTAGCACTGTCTAATTGATCTAATGAAAATGATCGATGACCTTATACTGCTCGAAGGGGCTTATGCTTTGCACAAAAGACTGACTACAATTCAGGGGTATTGTGAATGGCATAGAGTCTCCCAAGGCTCTCCTCCCTCCTGAGCTGCACAATATCCTGGACTTAATTCTTTACCGTGGTGTGCCATGGAGatgatttaataattatttcaaaacaaattacaaGTAGTTCTCATTTGCATCAGAATGTTGcctggttattaaaaaaaaaaagtaaacggAAACAGAAGTCTTCTTTAACATTATTCATGTTTTAGAGAAGAGAAGCACTCAGGAAATCAGGCAAGATGATTTTTTGCAGATGCCACTTGTGTATTGAAGCAGTGTAAAGACGGGGAGGTGGGAGACATTGTTTAAAATGCAGGAAGGGCTGTTTCTCCCACTGTTCTGTTCTTACTTTGCCAAGagagaataattttgaaatactgCTGCTAGCTTTGAACTCTGGAAGCTCAGCACCCATTCCTAAACCAACTCACCTACCACACTGATGATTTACCATATTCCTCCTAAACATGGTTTACATTATCTTCACGTAATTTGTCCCCCCCTGCCCCTCATTTTCCTGCAATTCttgcttcttcctcccttccttatCTGTATCagacttctctctcctctcccattgCAACTAGAGATATTATTTCAATCTCCCCTCTGTCACTGGGGTGTCTCCACGTTAGTGAAACACTCCTCCATGCTTTGGTCACTGCAAGGGGAAAACAGATTACAGGTAATGCCTAGAACGCTCCAGACCAGGTAAGAAGCTTTTCATGGGGTGAACTTCGAAGCCCACATGCTTATGCTGAGCTTTTGTTTACCAACAGCCATGACGGACTCCAACAAGATGATCATCAACTTGGCCCTGTTTGGCCTGACTCAGAGTGGAAAAAGTTCTGCTGGGAACATTCTTCTGGGAAGCACTGACTTCCACAGCAGCTTTGCTCCAGGTTCTGTGACCAAAGATTGCAGTCTGGGCCGCAGTTCTCACCTCCATGGCTTCATGCGTCGAGCGGGGCAAGAGGTCACCCTGCAGGTCCAGGTGTTGGACACTCCAGGTTGTCCACACAGCAGGCTGAGCGAGGACCATGTGAAACAGACGGTCAAGGAGGCCCTGGCACGGCACTTTGGGCAAGAAGGTCTCCATCTCGCACTGCTGGTGCAGAGAGCAGACGTGCCTCTCTGCGGAGAGGAGATATCATCCCCAGTGCGGCTGATCCAGGTAATACAAAAATGGCAATGACATGAGTGCTGTCATGCCCATTTGGAGGACATTATTCTGAAAAAactgcttaaaatttttcatgtttaaagcACATTTAAAACAAGTCATCTGAAACAAGTGTCAGTCACATAGCAATAGTTGGTAAAAATTACTTGATTTTCCCACCAAGAATCTGAATcatttttacaaatttctttaGAGGAATTCAGTCATTCAATTTTACAATTGggtcactgaaaaagaaaaaaagaaatgaggcacTAAACTTCAGAGGTTAACTAAGTTTCAAACTCCTAAGAACCGTGAGCCTGAATAAGTTTGTAAATGTGGTCCCCAGACTATCGGCATCAGAATCAATTGGACTTTTTAAAAGTGCAGATTCATCCAAGTCCTATTGAAACCTACAGTAGGACTTGGATGAATCTGCACTTTAAGAGTGAAGCCTACATATCTGCATTTGCATAAACTTTCCACGTATTTCTTAAAAGCAGTCAAGTTTCAGAAACACTGAAGTAAAATACTGACTTGCATCCATTCAACATCAAGAAGAAAAGCTCTTACAGTTCACCAACAAATAGGTGTTCATTCACTGATTCAGTCATTGACCACGGTAAAAAGTACCTGCACAGACCTTCATGATTGAGAATAATATGACCCTGCCCTCAAAACGCTTAGAGTCTAGAAGAGACAAATATAAGACAATGCTTTAAGTGCCAATGCAGTGTAATGTGTGACTAGGGGGAAAGGAGACTCCACTGAGACTTCCATCATGGGAAACAGTGAGGAGAGATCTCAGCTTTATTTATAGGAAAGAAATCAGGAATTTCAGATGCTTTGCTTGCCTCGTCTGTAGGGTCAGTAACTGATCCATTCCAACCATGAGAAAACCACAGGAACCTCAGAGTGAGCCTGAATGATACATGTCATCTTTGTTGAGTGGTCCATCcctgttgtttgttcatttattctaagTCCCTAAGTTGGAGGCTTATTCAGCCAGTCTAAGAAAGATGGGGAGAGGGCAAAGGTCCTGGATATGGCCCCAGCTAGGAGATGGAGGGAGTAATACCTGCATAtagtatgtatacatacatgagCAAGGCCCATATACCACCACCAGTTCCTGGAAACTGCTCATTGATCTGCTCCATTCTGTTCAATTTCTTGATTCTCTAGTCTGGGGCCACCCAAATTTAAGTGTTCGATGTGACCAGTATTACTCAGTAGCCTCATTAAGTCACTGAGCTCAGAGAACTCATTTCTACTAGAAGCTCCATAGGTAAACTACAAGGAGAATAGATAGTAGACATTTTTCACTGAAGAAGAATTTTTCTAAATGCTACTCTGTTTTTGGTCTAGTCTCTAATCATGCTGATGTGGGATCTGTTTCACTTAGAAGGACAGCATACTTTGCTTTAAAGAaaggtatttttctctttaagtaGTAAAGGCATAAGATTGTTTTAAATGACACgcgttttatttttcagtaactgTGCATGTTTCTAAAaatggggggggaaaaaaacacacagaaaaacaaaaaacaagccatATGTGTAATCACAAGAAACTAGTGGAAAAAATTAGGGTGAcaagtatatgaaaaataatcCTCATCAACTCTTGAAAAATCAAGGACATGCTgtacaaaggcaaagaaaaagagaagatgattGCAATTAAGAAAcaatgtggaatctaagaaaaccCATAAACCTCCCCAAACTATTAAAGCCTGGCATTTCAAACAATATTTCTGGTGAGAAATCTGCAGTTTtccatcagtgtaatttttaaatagtttttaaaactcatttaaagCTGATAGTAAACATTTAGTTTAAGCTATAGATGGATGTAGTTCAGTAAATTCAGTAAACGcataaacaaatatttctcaAACTAACTTGACTCTTTCCATATGTCTCCCAATTTTTCTCTGTGCTAGTCCTATGCTGAGCCAAAAAGGGTATTTAAAAGACATACActttgaaaatagatttttccagttttagGATATAGAACAATTTTACAAccccgatttttttttttatagaagtgAATTTGATTCCTATATAtctatgatcttttaaaaatggcgTCTGACACACAGCTTTCTCTTATGGCTGCCTTCCTTAAGTAGTGTCCAATTCAGGAGTTGAAGGCAGAGAGGAGACGAGCTAGGGCCAAACTCAGATGCCTTATATGTTTTTTGAGAGTAAATAAGTTCTCTCCCAGGAGAACGCAGCAGCCAATACTTAGTAACACTGAGGGGCTCACTACCCCTGGGGACACTGCAGTCCTATTTTGGGCTTCACCATGCTCTTTGGTTGAACATCACCTTAGTAAGCACAGACTGGCTGTTTATGACCTTCTTCCTGAAGGTGCCTCGGatattggtggcagccatctggATGTGCTCACAGATTGGGAGCAGCTGCAGAACGTCTAAATATTCAACAGGACCCACAGCTGTTAGGAAGGAGCAAAGAGTTGTTAAGGTCCTCTTGTTTCAGACAcaccctggattttttttttcctggctcatGCAAAATGGCGAACAGAACGTCTGCCTTcacctctttcctttccccttttctgggGGCACAGATGTGTGCCATAGAAGACGTCTGTAAAGTCCATGCTTGAGAAGTGACCCCTTGTTTCCTGTACCTCCCAGCTGTCCTTTTAAATATCTCTCTCAA of the Rhinolophus sinicus isolate RSC01 linkage group LG02, ASM3656204v1, whole genome shotgun sequence genome contains:
- the GIMD1 gene encoding GTPase IMAP family member GIMD1 isoform X1 — its product is MLSFCLPTAMTDSNKMIINLALFGLTQSGKSSAGNILLGSTDFHSSFAPGSVTKDCSLGRSSHLHGFMRRAGQEVTLQVQVLDTPGCPHSRLSEDHVKQTVKEALARHFGQEGLHLALLVQRADVPLCGEEISSPVRLIQELLGQGWKNYTAILFTHAEKIEEAGFSEDEYLHEASDTLLTLLSSVQHRYIFQYKKGTSLNEQRIKILARLMEFIRENRYQVLTFK
- the GIMD1 gene encoding GTPase IMAP family member GIMD1 isoform X2, which codes for MTDSNKMIINLALFGLTQSGKSSAGNILLGSTDFHSSFAPGSVTKDCSLGRSSHLHGFMRRAGQEVTLQVQVLDTPGCPHSRLSEDHVKQTVKEALARHFGQEGLHLALLVQRADVPLCGEEISSPVRLIQELLGQGWKNYTAILFTHAEKIEEAGFSEDEYLHEASDTLLTLLSSVQHRYIFQYKKGTSLNEQRIKILARLMEFIRENRYQVLTFK